The segment GAATTCGCCAGCCATCCCGCCCAGCCCCTGGTGATCGCGGCCCTCAAGGGCCTGCTCTCCACCGCCCTGGGCGATTCGATCAACTACGTGAACGCCGGCCTGGAGGCCAAGGAGCGCGGCATCCACGTGCTCGAGGTGAAGGATGACGCCGCCCGCGACTTTGCTGGTGGCTCCCTGCAGCTGAGCTCCAAAGGCGCCAACGGCAATCACACCGTGACCGGTGCCGTGTTCGCCGATGGCGAACTGCGCATCACCACCATCGATGAGTTCCCGGTGAACGTGGCCCCCAGCCGCCACATGCTCTTCACCCGTCACCGCGATATGCCCGGCATCATCGGCAACCTCGGTTCTGTGCTGGGCGAGCACAACGTGAACATCGCCTCGATGCAGGTGGGTCGCCGCATCGTGCGTGGCGATGCCGTGATGGTGCTCAGCCTCGACGATCCCCTGCCCGCCAGCCTGCTGGCCACCATCCATGGCATCGAGGGGATCCAGGAAGCCCATCCGGTGACCCTCTGACGCCGGAGCTCTCTCACTGATGACGCTCTCCTGGTGGCGGCTTGAGCTCCCCTCGCTTCCCGAGCTCGAAGAATCGCTGATCTGGAAGCTCAACGCCCTCGGCATCCCGAGGGTGGCGGTGCGGCACCGTCCCGAGGCTCCCGATGAGCGGCAGTTGGTGGCGTGGCTACCGGAAGCCGATTGGCCCGAGGCGGAGCGGCTGCAGCTGGAGCAGGCCCTGGCGCCTTTGGCCGACACCTTCGGCCTCAGCCTGCCGCCGATCGCCTGGGAGCAACAGGACGACGAAGACTGGAGCCTTAGCTGGAAGCAGCACTGGCAGGCCGACCCCGTGGGCCAGCGGCTGTTGATCCTGCCGGCCTGGCTCGAGCTGCCGCTGGAACACGCTGATCGCTTGGTGATCCGCATGGATCCGGGCAGTGCCTTTGGAACCGGCAGCCATCCCACCACCCGGCTCTGCCTCGAAGCGATTGAGCGGTTGGCCGAGCAGCGGGGAACGCCGGAGCACCCAGACCTGGGCCCGATCCGTGTAGCGGATCTCGGCTGCGGCAGCGGCATCCTCGGCATTGCGGCTCTGCTGCAGGGCGCCAAAAGCGTGGCCGCGGCCGACACCGACTCCCTGGCCGTACGCGCCACCCGCGACAACAGTGGGGTGAGCGGCTTTGCCGATCGCCTCACGGTGGAGCTGGGTTCGGTGGAGCGTCTGGCGGAGCTGCTGGGAGGCCAGCCGGCCGATCTGTTGCTCTGCAACATCCTGGCCCCCGTGATTGAGGCCCTCTGCCCGGCCTTCGACACGGTGCTTGCTGACAGTGGACTGGGTCTGCTCAGCGGCCTGTTGGTGGATCAGGCACCGCGGCTACAACAGGTCTTGGCGGAACAGGGCTGGCAGGCGGAGCTCGCCGCTCAGCGGAGCCAGTGGGGCCTGATGACGATCCGGCGCGCCTAAGAGGCCGCCCGGCAGACCTGAAGGGCAACGCCCCGAATCTGCCGATGTTGCATAAGGCACGCTGATCTGTGCCCAGTGTTCTGATTGGGCTTCGCGGCCAGACGCCCTCAGAACCCCAGAACCACGCCTCGGCGGATGTAGGAAGGATCCGTCCTACGGGCCCGGGAACTTTCCCAGGAGCCTGTGAGCCCCAATCCCTTCCATGGCTTCCTACAAGGTCACCCTCATCAGCGAGGCAGAGGGCCTCAACAAGACCATCGAGGTTCCCGACGACCAGTACATCCTCGACGCCGCTGAAGAGCAGGGCATCGACCTCCCCTACTCCTGTCGTGCTGGTGCTTGCAGCACCTGCGCCGGCAAGATCACCGCTGGCACCGTGGACCAGTCCGACCAGAGCTTCCTGGACGACGACCAGATCGAAGCTGGCTTCGTGCTGACCTGCGTGGCCTACCCCACCAGCGACTGCACCATCAAGACCCACGCCGAAGAAGAGCTGTACTGAGCTCCAGTGGGGCGTGACCCTTCACGCCCCGTCTGTTTCGCTTCACGCCACCACCCTTCGGGGTGGTTTTTTTGTCTTCAAGCGCTTTCCCGCCGTGACCGCTGCTTCCACCTCGGCCTCCACGCCGCCCCAGGTGCAGGCGCTCTATGCCCACGGCACGGAGCACACCAGCCCCGGCGGGCAGTACAGCTTTCGCGTACTCGGGCCCTGCTGCCGCCTGTTTGATCGCGAGGAGCTCCCCTGGCCTTGTTGCCGCATCGCCTGGCGCAGCAAAGAGCCCAGCTGGCGTCGGGTGGGCCGTCGCTTCGTGGCTGATCTGGCGGCCCGTCGCTGCCCCTCCTATGCGGTGGAGCTGCTCCAGCCGGGCTCCCGCCCCACGGTGACGGTGCTCACCCTTTTCTCCCTGAGGCTTTGTGCGCCCCTGCAGGAGTGGTGGTACAGCAAGCAGCCGGCGTCGTTGGAGGCGGAGAACATTGCGCCACCTCAGCCTGGGCAGGTTCAGCCACCGCTATGAGCGTTAGAGGGGCTTGAGAACAGTCTTCGTTGGGGGGTGCGTCGTCCCCACTTCGCTGCCCCCCTCGTTCTGTCGGCTTTGCTCTGTTGCTCCGGCGCAGTGTCTGCTGCTGGATATCCATCGATATCCGGCGACGGAGACGCCTCAACACACAAAAAAGCCCCTGCCGATTGGGCAGGGGCAAAAGTGGTTGTGCGGCGAGCTCAGAGATCAGAAGAACGATCCTGGATCAGAAGTAGATCTTGCCGCCACCCCACTGGGCGCCCTGCACTTTGGGGGCCACCAGGATGAAGCCGGCCATCAGGCGCAGGTCTTCGTCATTGAGGTCGCGCATCTTCACGAACACATCGCTGCTGCGGATGCTGGGGTGCACGTCGGCAATGCTGTACTCGCCGTCGTAGCTGGTGGGGTCCTTCATGTAGTCCACCAGGGCGTCCACGTTGTCGCGGGCGGGGGTGGCCAGGGCCAGGGTCTCAGGATCGAGGCCCACGTTGTGGTTGGTCTTGGTGATGCCGCCGGCGTGGCACTCGCCGCAGCTGCTGTTGAAGATCTTGCGGCCCGCTTTGATCTCTTGTTCGCTGAAGGTCACCGAAGCGCCGTCGGCATTGGCGGGAACGGTGAGCTGGTCAGCGGTCCACTGGGCAGCCTGGGCGGGGCCGGCCAGGCCCACCAGCAGAGCCAGGGGCAGAACCAGCATCCGGGCCAGGGTCCGGAGGGCAGAAGAGAAAGAAGAGGCCATCGAAAAAGCCGGCAAGGTGGCGGTAGAGACCGCGCCAGAGCCCTTGTATCACGGCCGATGGGCCTGCTGGTTGGTGCGGCCCCAGGCACTCACGAACTGTTGCAGCCTCAGCGGTCCTCCGGGGCTACATCCACGCTGAGGAAGTCTTTGGCCAGCTCGGTGTTGGGAAAGATGGCCCGTGCTTCGTTCAGCAGGTCGTCGGGGGTGACGGGATTGCCCGGCACGTAGCGCGGGCTCAGGTGGGTGAGCATCAGTTGTTTCACCCCTGCGGCCAGTGCGGTTTGCGCGGCCATGGTGCTGGTGGAGTGCTGGCGGGCAAACGCCATCTCCGCTTCGGCGTGGGCGAAGGTGCTCTCGTGGATCAGCAGGTCGGCTCCCTGCGCCAGCTCCACGGCCGCTTCACTGAACACCGTGTCGGTGCAGTACACCACGCTGCACCCGGGCCGCTCGGGCCCGCAGAGGCTGGCGCCGTTGATGATCCGGCCGTCATCGAGCACCACCTCGCGGCCGGCCTTGAGTTCGGCGTAGATCGGTCCGGGTGGGATGCCGAGGGCCCGGGCTTGCTCCACGTCAAAGCGGCCGGCCCTGGGTTTCTGGTCCACGCGATAGGCGTAGGCCGGAACCCGGTGGATCAGCTTGGTGCAGCGCACGGTGATGTCGTCATCGTCGAGCAGCAGGGCGCCGCTGCTGGCCGCGTCTTTCACCCGATGGCTGCGCAGCGGGTAGCCGATGCGGGTGGAGGAGGTGCGCAGCACGCCCTCGAGGTAGTCGCGCAGCGGATCGGGGCCGTAGAGGTCGATGCCACTGCAGGTGCCCGCCAGCCCCAGGCTGGCCAGCAGCCCCGGCAGGCCGAACACGTGGTCCCCATGCATGTGGGTGACGAAAATCCTGCGCAGCTGGCTCACCCGCAGCTCGCTGCGCAGGAACTGGTGCTGGGTGCCTTCACCGCAGTCGAACAGCCATAGCTCGGCCCGTTGCGGCAGGCGCAGGGCGACAGCCGACACGTTGCGGCCGCGGGTGGGAACGCCGGAACTGGTGCCGAGGAAGGTGACCTGCACGGCCGGCCGGAGGTCCCCCGGTGTGACTGATCCGATCGTGCCATGGCGCCGCCGGTTGGCACTGGCAGGATGCCCATCCACTCGTCACAATGGCCTGCCTTGCCTGGATGGCCTGCCATGGCTCGCTTGAGACGCCTGCCGCTGGGAGCGCTCCTCGTGCTGGCTCCGCTTCTGGCGCCTCAGGTGGTGATGGCTCGGTCGGCGCAACCCCAGGCGGGCCGCTCCGTTGCCGCCAGCCCGTCGGCTGAACCTGTGCTGCGGGTGTTGGTGGTGCAAGGGCAGGATGCCCGGCTTCGGCCAGCACTCTCGGCGGCAGGGCTGCGGTTGCGGGATGCCCAGGGACGGGTGCTGGAGGAGTTCAGCGGCCAGGTGGTGTTGCAGGCCTCCGCGGATGGCGCCTGGTTGCGGCTGGAGCGTGCCGATGGCTCCGACAACGAGCAATGGCAACTGCGGGAGGTGTGGCTGGAGGCGCTGGCGGGAGCGGAAGAGGCTGATCCTGGAGTCTGGGTTGGCCAGCGCCGCTACCGCGGCCGCCTGCAGCTCATGCCTCAGGGCGGGCAGCTGCAGGTGGTGAACCACGTGCCGCTTGAAACGTATCTGCCCAGCGTGGTGGGTAGCGAAATGCCGGCCAGCTGGCCCCTGGAAGCGCTGCAGGCCCAGGCCGTGGCAGCCCGCACCTATGCCCTCAAGGCCAGAAAGCCGTCGGGGCCCTTCGATGTGCAGGCCACCACCGCCAGCCAGGTGTACAAGGGCGTGGAAGCGGAGACTCCGTCGACCCATGCGGCGGTGCAGGCCACCCGTGGCCTGGTGCTCACGTACAACAACGCCCTGATTGATGCGGTGTTCCACAGCAGCAGCGGCGGCAGCACCGAGAGCAGTGGCGACCTTTGGCCGCGGCAGCTTCCTTATTTGGTGAGCGTGCCGGATTTCGACCAGGCCTCACCGGTGCGCGATTGGCGGCTGCCCCTCAACCAGGCAAAGCTGCGCCAGGCTTTCCCTGAGCTCGGTGGTGCCCTCGGGATCGAGGTGATCGCCACCACGCCCACGGGCCGTGTGCGTCAGGCCCGGGTGGTGGGGCCTTCGGGCCAGCTGGCACTCACGGGTGCCCAACTGCGCAGCCGGCTTGGTCTGAAGAGCACCTGGGTGCGCTTTGAGCTGGCGCCCACGGCTCCTGCTCAGGCTGAACCTGTGCCCCCGGCTTCTGTGGCCGCGCGGCTGCAGAACGCCTTCCAGCACGATTCCGCCACCGGCGCTCCGCCCACGCTGCTGCCACCGCCGCCGCTACCGGCCTTCACCCTGCCTGCCCCATCCACGCGGGCCCCGGAGGTGGTGCAACTCGTAGCTGTGGGCCGCGGCTTCGGCCACGGCGTGGGGATGAGCCAGTGGGGAGCGCTGGCCATGGCGCAGCGCGGCGACTCCTTTGAATCGATCCTCCGGCACTACTACCGGGGAACCTCGCTGCAGCCCTATGCGCAGCTGGCGGGCATGGCCCGTGCTGGGCGAGGCTTAAACGAGGAAGACCCCAAGAACCTGGCTCGCTCGCGTTGATCACTGCTCCGCTGTTGCCGTCGCCGCCGCTGCCGGGCCACCTACTGGTGGCCGCTGATGCGGCGGCGGCGGCGGCGGTGGTGGCGGAACGGTTGGAGCAGGCGCTGCAGCGTGGTGCTGTGCTCGGCCTGGCCACTGGACGCACGATGGAGCCGGTCTATGCCGCCCTGCGGGGCAGGCTCCTGGCCCTGGCGCCAGCGGAGCGTGCGCCGCTCCTGGCCAGGTGGCGCAGCTTCAACCTGGATGAATACGTCGGTTTGGCGGCTGATCATCCGGGGTCGTTTGCGGCGTTCATGCGCCAGCAGCTGGCAGATCCCCTGGCCCTGGCGCCCCGCTGCCTGCAGCTGCCGGATGGCGTCGCCGCTGATCCGGATCAGGAAGCGCGGCGCTACGCGGCGGCCCTGCAGGCCGCCGGTGGCATTGATCTGCAGTTGCTGGGGTTGGGCAGCAATGGCCATGTGGGTTTCAACGAGCCCCCCTGCGGCCCCGAGGCGCCCTGCCGCTGCCTGGAGCTGAGCACCGCCACCCGCCGCCAGAACGCCGCTGCCTTCGGCGGCGACCCGGCTGCCGTGCCGGCCTGGGCGATCACCCTCGGCACCGCCGAGATCCTGGCCGCCCGTGTGTTGCTGCTGGTGGTCACCGGTGAGGCCAAGGCCGAAATTCTGCGCCGCACGCTGCTGGAGCCGCCCTGCCCTGAGGTGCCCGCCAGCTGGCTGCAGCGTCATCCCCGCTTGCAGGTGGTGGTGGACCGGGCGGCAGCGGCGGCACTGCCGCCCGGGTGAACGGGATCAGCGGAGGTCCTGAGCAGCGGAGATCAGATCGCGGTAGGAGCTGCCGTTGAGGATGGAGGCATAGGGCACCACACCGTCATCGCCGCTGGCAGGGCTAATCAGGCCTGTGTTGCCGCGCCCCGCCGATGAGTCGTTGGAGGCAATGGTTCCTTCGCTGCCTGCATCAAAGGTGCTCCAGAGGGCCTCACGGGAGAAGCGACCATTGTTGCGGCGTTTCACATAGGCCGTGCCAGCGAATTCTCCCTGAGAGGACACAGCAGTGAAGGGCATTTGATAGATGCCTTTGCCCGCGTAGAAGATGCCCTCAAAGTGGGTCACATAGGTGTTGGTCTGATCGTTGTTGTATTGGTAGCTCCGTTGGTTTGAGGTTTTCCCGGTGATCGGGTCATAGTCCACCAGCGTGGCAGCTCCGAGGGCTTCGCCCATGGAGCCGAGCTTCTTAACCGCTGGGTCGATCACGGATCGGCCGCCGGCAATCGTGTAGCTCGTTTTGTTGTTCTTCCAGATGCCGAAGGCCGTGTGAGAGGTGGAGTCGTCCTGGTAGGTGAGATTGTGCTGCTCACCGGTCACGGTGTCGAGAACGAAGGCGCTGCTGTCTAGGCCGGTGTTGAGTGTTAGGGCCAGGAATCCGTTGGTGAGTGTGTAGTTGCCGGCCACCAGGCGGCCGCTCCAGCTGTGCAGGAAGGTGTCGGTGGTGGGCCCGCCATCAGGACGAGTGGCGTTGAAGGCTGTGAAGTTTTGATCGTTCGGCGTGCTGGTGAGTGGACCGTCGTAGAGGAAGCCGCGCGTGATGAAGGCCTCCTTGCCATCCACATTGATGGGCTGGCTGTAGGTGCCTGCCAGCTGAATTGAGCGGATTCCGCCAGGCCCTTGGCCGGCTCTGATCGCTCCCGGGCCGTAGATCGAGCTTGAGGGTGCATCCCAGCTCTCGGGCACATCCATCAGCACCCAGGTGCCACTGCCGCTGCCTTGGCTGGTGGAGGCGCCATTGATGCGACCTACATACACGGAGCCCTGGCCTTCGCTCGTGATGTTCCCGGAGGTGCCGGTGATCACATACCGGTTGCGGCCCGGAGCCTGCTTGATGCCCTGTGCACCGTTCTCGGAGCTGGCGCCCGTGCCGGTGTACACAAATGGGCTGTAAAAGTTGGCGGGGCTGAGGATCGTGGGTTGCTGCGCCATGGGGAATGGCAGACGGTGATTCCCAGATGATGTCGCTGCTGTGTCAGATAATCAGCGACTTCATTGTTTCTTCATCCGCCTCCAGATTGCTGGTCACACTGCGCACATCATCGAGCTCATCGAGGGCATCGAGCAGCTTCAGGCAGCCCGCCAGGGCTGCCTGATCTTCAAGTCGGCAGGGGGTGCTGGCGATCCAGCGGTGCTCCCAACTGCTTACCGGCAGCCCCAGGGCTCGCAGGCCATCCTGCAGGGCTTCCAGCTGCTCGAAGGCCCCCAGCACCTCGGCGCCTTCCGGGTCGATCTCGTAGCTGATCACGGCCGGGCCGCCTTGCTCCTCCAGCTCCAGCAGCCGCTCCAGCAGCGTGTCTTCCACCAGGCCCGCCTGTTCCAGCCGCACCACGCTGCGGTGCTCAAACAGGTAGCCCACGCAGCCGGTTTCCCCCAGGTTGCCGCCGTTCTTGTTGAAGGCCAGGCGGATTTCCGCGGCGGCACGGTTGCGGTTGTCGGTGAGGGCTTCGATCAGCACGGCCACACCGCCGGGGCCGTAGCCCTCGTAGCGCACCTCTTCGAACTGATCGGCGCCGCCGCCCCCCTGGCCGGAGCCCTTGGCGATCGCCCGCTCGATGTTGGCGTTGGGCACCCGGGCCGCCTTGGCCTTCTCGATCGCCGTGCGCAGCTGGAAGTTGCCCGCCGGATCGGCGCCGGCCCTGGCGGCCACCATGATTTCGCGGCCCAGGCGGGTGAACACGGCACCACGTTTGGCGTCCACCACCGCCTTGGTGCGCTTGATCTGGGCCCATCGGCTGTGGCCGGCCATGGTTGCTGTGGAGGGAAACGAAGGAAGGGGCGACTCTGGCGGATGGCATCCGGGGCCTTCAGCCGGCGGCTTCCAGCACCAGCCGGGGTTGCAGTCTGCCGGGCTCCTGCACGCGGGCCATCCCCGCCAGGCTGCCCTCCGGGTCCACTACCACCACGGCTGCCTCGCTGGGCCAGCTGGGATCGCAGGCCTGCATGCGGCCGCAGCGCCAGCCCTGCAGCTGCTCCTCCGGCAGCGCATGCCGCGGCAGGTGCGCCAAGGCGTTGAGCGGATCCACCAGCGCCGGCAGAGGCTCCTGCTCTAGCTGCTCCAGGCTCACCGCCTGATCGAGCGAGAAGCCGAGGGCTTCGGTGCGCCGCAGGCTGGCCAGGCAGCCGCCACAGCCCAGGGCTGCGCCCAGGTCGCGCGCCAGGGCGCGGATGTAGGTGCCGGCTGAGCAGGCCACCTCCAGCTCCAGGCGGCCTTGCTCCTGGTCCCAGCCCTGCAGCTGGAGCCGCTCGATCGTTATCGGCCTGGGGGCCAGCTCCACGCTGCGGCCCTCGCGGGCCAGCTTGTAAGCGCGCTCGCCGTTCACGTGCACCGCCGATACGGCCGGTGGCCGCTGCTGGATCGTGCCCCTGAAGGCCTGCAGGGCCTGCTCGAGGTCCGCCGGGCTCAGCTGGGGCCAGGCTTGTTGCTGCAGCACCTCGCCCTCGAGGTCGTCGCTGCTGGTGCAGAGGCCCAGCTGCACCACGCCCCGGTAGGTCTTGTCGCCGCTCAGATACGGCAGCAGCCGGGTGGCGGGCCCCAGGGCGATCGGCAGCACCCCGGTGACGGCTGGATCGAGGGTGCCGCCATGGCCTACCCGCTTGAGCCCGTAGGCCCGCCGCACCCGCGACACACAGCTGTGGGAGCTGAGGCCGGCGGGCTTGTCGAGCACGAGGAAGCCGCAGGTCAAGGCAGGGGAGGCAAGGCTGGCCTGATGCTCCCATTGCGGCGTGCGCCGGCCTCGCCAGGCTTGGGAGCGTGCATGAGCGTCCAGATGGCTGCTGTTTCGAGTCCCAGCGCAGCAGTGTTGCAGCGGCGCCGGGAGCTGGCCTTTCTGGTGTTGGCCGGGCTGTTTCTCGGCACGATGGGGATGCTCAACATCCTTGGACTCACCCGCTTTCTGCAGCTGGGCCGCATCGGCTCCTGGCCGGTGGTGGTGGCGGTGGGAGCGCTCCCGTATCCGATCACGTTTCTATGCACCGATCTGATCAGTGAGATCTGGGGAGAAGAGCGCGCGAGTCAGCTGGTGTGGGTGGGGTTGTTGCTCAACGGCTGGATCGTGCTGATCCTCTGGCTGGGGGGTGTGTTGCCGGGCCTGCCCGGCGCGCCGGAGAGCACCTTCTTCGCGGTGCAGGATTTGGCCTTTGGGGCTGTGGGTGCCTCGATGGTGGCTTACATGGCTGCCCAGTTCACCGACGTGCGCCTGTTCCATTTCTGGAAGCGCTTCAGCGGTGGCCGCGCCCTGTGGCTGCGCAACAACGGCTCCACCCTGGTGAGCCAGCTGGTGGACACCTCGGCGGTGGTGCTGATCAGCCACTACGCCGCCCACGTGCTGCCGGTGAAGCCTGAGCTGCCGGTGCTGCCGCAACTGGCCAGCTTCATCGCCAGTGGGTATCTGTTCAAGCTGCTGGCGGCGTTGGCGGACACCCTGCCCTTTTATTGGCTCACGGCCTGGTTGCGGCGTTGGTTGGTGGTGCCGGGGGAGGGCAGTGAATTAGGTCCGGCTTTGGGTTCACCACTACGGTGAGCAGCCATGAGCCCTACCGCCACCCTCTCCCTCGATCACTTTCTCGCGGGAGGCTTTGATCTGCGCTGCCAGCTGGCCGACCACCTGTCCATGGAGCTGCAGGAGCTGGAGCGGCGCCTGCCCCTGGCTGTCGATGATTTGGCCGCTGCCCATCCCGGCGCTTTTGATCCGGAGCGGGCGGAGGCCTTCTATGAAACGGCCGTAGGCACCGGTCATTTGCTGGAGCTGGCTGCCTGGCACCTCAGCAGCGCCGACTACATCGCCGACACACTGAGGCTCCAGCAGCAGTTCGCCCGCGGCCACGTGCTCGATTTCGGCGGCGGGATCGGTACCCATGCCCTCGGGGCGGCGGCACTGCCCCAGGTGGAGGCGGTGTGGTTTGTGGATCTCAACCCTGAAAATCGCCGCTTCGTGGAGGCGCGCGCTGAACGCTTTGGGCTGCAGCACAAGCTCCGCTGTTTCCGGGATCTGGACGCGCCTCAGCTGCCCAGCCACTTCGACACGATCGTGTGCCTTGATGTGCTGGAGCATCTCAACGATCCGAGCGCGCAGCTGGAGCAGTTCGCCGCTCGGATGACGCCTGAGGCCACGGCATTGCTGAACTGGTATTTCTTCAAGGGGCACAACGGTGAATACCCCTTCCACTTCGACGACCCTGCACTGGTGGAGTGCTTCTTCCGCACGCTGCAGAGCCGATTTCTGGAGGTGTTTCACCCCTTCTTGATCACCACCCGGGCCTACCGGTTGCTCTGAAGCGGCACACACCCGCACACAACAAAGCCGGCGCCACGGCGCCGGCTTGAGGGCCTGAGGGTTCAGGCGATGGTTGGCAGCTGAACTCAGCCGACCGCCACGTTGATGCGCTTACGGGTGCGCAGGCCACGCTTGATGGTGTCGAAGCTCACCACGCCATCCACGAGGGCGAACAGGGTGTCGTCGGCACCGCGGCCCACGTTCACACCGGGGAGCACAGAGGTGCCGCGCTGACGGATCAGGATCGAGCCGGCGTTGACGGCTTCGCCGCCGTAGCGCTTCACGCCCAGGCGCTTGGAGTTGGAATCGCGGCCGTTGCGGGTGGAGCCGGTGCCTTTCTTATGGGCCATGGTTCAGAGGAGAGTTGGGTTGAGGAACGCTGCGGCTGATCAGGCCAGGGCTTTGCCGCCCACGCTGATGGACTTCACCATCACGCGGGTCAGTTCCTGACGGTGACCGTTCTTGCGGCGGGTCTTCTTCTTGGGGCGCATCTTGTACACGATCACCTTGGGACCGCGGCGATGCTCCATCACCTGCAGTTCCACGGTGGCGCCCTTCACGTAGGGCTGGCCCACATTGGCGGCCTTGCCGTCGTTCACCAGGAGCACGTTCTCCAGGGTGAGGGTGCTCTCGACCTCAGCGTTGATGCGGTTGAGGTCGTAGTAGCGGTTGGGCTGAACCCACACCTGGGTGCCGGAGGTCTCAACGATGGCGTAGGGACCGGTGCTGGGAGTCGTGCTCATGGCGTTATGGGCGTGGACAGGCTGACGTGAGCGACCGGAGGGACGCCCTGTCATTTCGGCCTGCCGCACGGCAATCGAAAGACAAACAATGATCTTCCCCTTTTGCCCTCCGACCCGTCAACACTGGGTGCGTTGCCAGGCCCCGATCGCGGCGGATGTCACAGCCGGCCCTCACGATTGCCTCGCTGTTGCCGGATCCGCGCGTGGAGCGGGCTTGTCGCAGCTGGCTCAAGGGTGGCCGCTATCAGTTGGAGGACCTCGGCTCTCTCGCTGATCCGATCCGAGAGCTGCAACAGCAGCGTGAACGGTTTGATGTGGTGCTGCTGCAGCAGGGTGTGCACCCGCCCGAGGTCTATGAGGAGCTGCGCCAGCAGGGCTTGCTCTTGCCTGCGGTGGTGATCGGCGAGGTGAGCGGCCGCGTGGAGTACCACGAGGCTGAAGTTCATCTCCCCCAGGACCAGCTCGAGCAGATCGCTTACAGCGTGGATGCGGCGGTGTCGCGCTTTCTGCGTCGCGGCATGCAGGCCACGTCGGCGGGGGTGGGCGAAGGGTCGGGGGCCGATACGCCCGAGCGCTGGCGTCTGCCCAATCGTCTCAAGGGGCGGCTGGGTTATCTGGGGGTCTTTTACAAACGCGATCCCTCCCTGTTCCTTCGCAATCTCCCTCAGGAGGAGCGCGAGGAGCTGCTGCGGTCGCTCAAGCGCAGCTACCGCGATGTGCTGATCGGCTACTTCCGCGATCCGGCCGCTGCCAACCAGGCGATTGAGAGCTTCGTGCACTCCGCCTTCTTCTGTGATCTACCGATCAACAAGGTGGTGGAGCTTCACGTCGATCTGATTGACGCCTTCTGGAAGCAGCTCAAGCTGGAGGGGCACAAGAACGACTTCCTTCAGGACTATCGCCTCGCCCTGCTCGATGTCATGGCCCATCTCTGTGAGATGTACCGCCGCTCGGTGCCTCCCGATTTGCCCCTTGGAGGTTCCGAATCATCCGAGGAAGCCAGCCAATCCCCATCTCAGGAGGTGATCTAGATGAGCCCGCGCAAGACCTACATCCTCAAGCTGTATGTGGCAGGTAACACGCCCAACTCGATGCGGGCGCTCAAGACCCTGCGCAACATTCTCGATACCGAGTTCCAAGGGGTCTATGCCCTCAAGGTGATTGATGTGCTGAAGAATCCGCAGCTGGCGGAAGAGGACAAGATCCTCGCGACCCCCACCCTGGCCAAGATTCTGCCGCCACCGGTGCGCCGGATCATCGGTGATCTCTCGGATCGGGAGCGGGTGTTGATCGGCCTCGATCTTCTCTACGAGGAGCTCAGCGATGAGGCTTTGAGCGAACCCTATGGCGAGGAGGAGGACCCAGGCGGATTGCTTTAGCCGCAACGCAGCAGTGCGTGATCACCCCTGTTCATTCACGAAGACCCCTCTAGATTTCCTTCAGGCCAACCCGTTCCATGCAGGACCCCTCCGCCACCAACCATGCTCTCTCCTCGGTGCAGAAGCTGCCCACCGGGATCGAGGGGTTTGATGACATCTGTCAGGGTGGCCTGCCGATCGGGCGTTCCACGCTGATCAGCGGCACCTCCGGTACCGGTAAGACGGTGTTCTCGCTGAATTTTCTTTACAATGGGATTCGGCAGTTTGATGAGCCCGGGATCTTCGTCACCTTTGAAGAGTCGCCGCTCGATATCCTCCGCAACGCCGCCAGCTTCGGCTGGAACCTGCAGGAAATGGTGGAGCAGGACAAGCTCTTCCTGCTCGATGCGTCGCCCGATCCAGAAGGTCAGGATGTAGCGGGCAGCTTCGATCTCTCCGGCCTGATCGAGCGCATCAACTACGCGATCCGCAAATACAAGGCACGCCGGGTGGCGATCGATTCGATCACTGCCGTGTTTCAGCAATACGACGCCGTGT is part of the Synechococcus sp. HK05 genome and harbors:
- the kaiB gene encoding circadian clock protein KaiB, giving the protein MSPRKTYILKLYVAGNTPNSMRALKTLRNILDTEFQGVYALKVIDVLKNPQLAEEDKILATPTLAKILPPPVRRIIGDLSDRERVLIGLDLLYEELSDEALSEPYGEEEDPGGLL
- the truB gene encoding tRNA pseudouridine(55) synthase TruB encodes the protein MTCGFLVLDKPAGLSSHSCVSRVRRAYGLKRVGHGGTLDPAVTGVLPIALGPATRLLPYLSGDKTYRGVVQLGLCTSSDDLEGEVLQQQAWPQLSPADLEQALQAFRGTIQQRPPAVSAVHVNGERAYKLAREGRSVELAPRPITIERLQLQGWDQEQGRLELEVACSAGTYIRALARDLGAALGCGGCLASLRRTEALGFSLDQAVSLEQLEQEPLPALVDPLNALAHLPRHALPEEQLQGWRCGRMQACDPSWPSEAAVVVVDPEGSLAGMARVQEPGRLQPRLVLEAAG
- a CDS encoding bifunctional 2-polyprenyl-6-hydroxyphenol methylase/3-demethylubiquinol 3-O-methyltransferase UbiG; the protein is MSPTATLSLDHFLAGGFDLRCQLADHLSMELQELERRLPLAVDDLAAAHPGAFDPERAEAFYETAVGTGHLLELAAWHLSSADYIADTLRLQQQFARGHVLDFGGGIGTHALGAAALPQVEAVWFVDLNPENRRFVEARAERFGLQHKLRCFRDLDAPQLPSHFDTIVCLDVLEHLNDPSAQLEQFAARMTPEATALLNWYFFKGHNGEYPFHFDDPALVECFFRTLQSRFLEVFHPFLITTRAYRLL
- a CDS encoding queuosine precursor transporter, giving the protein MAAVSSPSAAVLQRRRELAFLVLAGLFLGTMGMLNILGLTRFLQLGRIGSWPVVVAVGALPYPITFLCTDLISEIWGEERASQLVWVGLLLNGWIVLILWLGGVLPGLPGAPESTFFAVQDLAFGAVGASMVAYMAAQFTDVRLFHFWKRFSGGRALWLRNNGSTLVSQLVDTSAVVLISHYAAHVLPVKPELPVLPQLASFIASGYLFKLLAALADTLPFYWLTAWLRRWLVVPGEGSELGPALGSPLR
- the rpmA gene encoding 50S ribosomal protein L27, producing MAHKKGTGSTRNGRDSNSKRLGVKRYGGEAVNAGSILIRQRGTSVLPGVNVGRGADDTLFALVDGVVSFDTIKRGLRTRKRINVAVG
- the rplU gene encoding 50S ribosomal protein L21, coding for MSTTPSTGPYAIVETSGTQVWVQPNRYYDLNRINAEVESTLTLENVLLVNDGKAANVGQPYVKGATVELQVMEHRRGPKVIVYKMRPKKKTRRKNGHRQELTRVMVKSISVGGKALA
- a CDS encoding circadian clock protein KaiA, with protein sequence MSQPALTIASLLPDPRVERACRSWLKGGRYQLEDLGSLADPIRELQQQRERFDVVLLQQGVHPPEVYEELRQQGLLLPAVVIGEVSGRVEYHEAEVHLPQDQLEQIAYSVDAAVSRFLRRGMQATSAGVGEGSGADTPERWRLPNRLKGRLGYLGVFYKRDPSLFLRNLPQEEREELLRSLKRSYRDVLIGYFRDPAAANQAIESFVHSAFFCDLPINKVVELHVDLIDAFWKQLKLEGHKNDFLQDYRLALLDVMAHLCEMYRRSVPPDLPLGGSESSEEASQSPSQEVI